The proteins below come from a single Serratia fonticola genomic window:
- a CDS encoding GntP family permease, with protein sequence MALYTPIIGLAVAVFVLVWLVLRTRVHALIAMLAAASIAGISGGLSAMQTVDTISKGFGSTLGSIGIVIGLGVMMGRVLEVSGAAEQIAFSFIKWLGKKREEWALAITGYIVSIPIFVDSAFVILYPLVKALAKKGKRNLLTLGVALAGGLIITHHAVPPTPGPLGVAGIFGVDIGAMMLAGLVLAIPCVIGIVIYARWLGTYYPDFTPEDQEDEPEDLRAAHQRYLAEKEAKVLPSLTLSLLPIIAPIVLIFINAVNNMLAKSEGMAWLGESLWGQAFAFLGAPVIALAISVLLAVYTLMPKVDKHETLERLEEGLQAAGIILLVTGAGGALGAVLRESGTGTLLAQHVANLPLSPVLIPFFIATLVRLIQGSGTVAMITAASISAPIVSQLPGVNMLAAAQAATMGALFFSYFNDSMFWVVNRMMGIKDVKQQMMVWSVPTTIAWAISLVGVLILDWLL encoded by the coding sequence ATGGCACTTTATACTCCCATCATTGGTTTGGCGGTCGCCGTATTCGTGCTGGTGTGGCTGGTATTACGCACCCGGGTTCATGCGTTGATCGCCATGCTGGCAGCAGCCTCTATCGCCGGGATCAGCGGCGGGCTGAGCGCCATGCAGACGGTAGATACCATCTCCAAAGGGTTTGGCAGCACGCTCGGCAGTATCGGGATTGTTATTGGCCTGGGGGTGATGATGGGCCGCGTGCTGGAAGTTTCCGGCGCGGCGGAGCAGATCGCCTTCAGCTTTATCAAGTGGCTGGGTAAAAAGCGTGAGGAGTGGGCGTTGGCGATCACCGGCTATATCGTCAGCATCCCGATTTTTGTCGATTCGGCCTTCGTCATCCTTTATCCGCTGGTCAAGGCGCTGGCCAAGAAGGGCAAACGCAATCTTCTGACACTCGGCGTAGCCTTGGCGGGTGGCCTGATCATTACCCATCATGCAGTGCCCCCAACACCGGGACCATTAGGGGTGGCGGGGATCTTCGGCGTGGATATCGGCGCTATGATGCTGGCCGGGCTGGTGTTAGCCATTCCCTGCGTGATCGGCATTGTGATCTATGCGCGCTGGCTCGGCACCTATTACCCGGATTTTACACCAGAAGACCAGGAAGATGAGCCGGAAGACCTACGGGCCGCCCACCAGCGCTATCTGGCTGAGAAAGAAGCCAAAGTGCTGCCGAGCTTAACGTTATCGCTGCTGCCAATCATCGCCCCCATCGTGCTGATTTTTATCAACGCGGTGAACAATATGCTGGCCAAATCTGAAGGAATGGCCTGGTTGGGGGAAAGCCTGTGGGGGCAAGCCTTTGCCTTCCTCGGTGCACCGGTGATTGCATTGGCCATCAGCGTGCTGCTGGCGGTTTACACCCTGATGCCGAAGGTCGACAAGCACGAAACGCTGGAGCGGCTGGAAGAAGGCTTGCAGGCCGCCGGGATTATCTTGCTGGTGACCGGTGCCGGTGGCGCGCTTGGGGCAGTATTACGTGAAAGTGGCACCGGAACCTTGCTGGCGCAGCACGTCGCCAATCTGCCGCTGTCCCCGGTATTGATCCCGTTCTTTATCGCTACGCTGGTGCGCTTGATACAGGGTTCGGGCACTGTCGCCATGATCACCGCAGCCTCCATCTCAGCCCCTATCGTCAGCCAGTTACCCGGCGTCAATATGCTCGCTGCCGCGCAGGCCGCCACCATGGGCGCGCTGTTCTTCAGCTACTTTAACGACAGCATGTTCTGGGTAGTCAACAGGATGATGGGGATTAAGGACGTGAAGCAGCAGATGATGGTCTGGTCAGTGCCCACTACTATAGCCTGGGCGATCAGCCTGGTCGGTGTCCTGATACTGGATTGGTTGTTGTAA
- the denD gene encoding D-erythronate dehydrogenase — translation MKVIITGGAGFLGQRLATALLRDNTLPFDELVLADIQQPNAPLADPRVRCLALDLTQPDAADRLIDSDCSVLFHLAAIVSSHAESDFDLGMQVNFDATRQLLEAARRNAPAMKFIFTSSLAVFGGQLPATVTDECAVQPQSSYGAQKALCELLINDYARKGFVDARVLRLPTISVRPGKPNKAASSFASGIIREPLHGEPSVCPVSPELTLWLSSPGTVVRNFIHAATLPAAQFGTSRIVNLPGISVTVEQMLAALEEVAGEQARAKVNFVPDEAINRIVASWPGNFDVQRALALGFRADENFQQIIRAFMRDEMPQAGS, via the coding sequence ATGAAGGTCATCATTACTGGCGGAGCAGGATTTTTGGGTCAACGCTTGGCAACCGCGCTACTGCGAGACAATACGCTACCTTTTGACGAACTGGTGCTGGCAGATATCCAACAGCCTAACGCCCCGCTAGCCGATCCGCGAGTTCGCTGCCTGGCACTCGATCTCACTCAACCCGATGCCGCCGATCGGCTGATCGATAGCGATTGCAGCGTGCTGTTTCACCTGGCCGCCATCGTCAGCAGCCATGCGGAAAGCGACTTCGATCTCGGGATGCAGGTGAACTTTGACGCCACTCGCCAACTGTTGGAAGCCGCGCGCCGCAATGCCCCGGCAATGAAGTTTATCTTCACCAGCTCGCTGGCGGTGTTTGGCGGCCAGCTTCCAGCCACCGTCACCGATGAGTGCGCCGTGCAGCCACAATCCTCCTACGGTGCACAAAAGGCTCTGTGTGAACTGTTGATCAATGATTACGCCCGCAAAGGATTTGTCGATGCGCGGGTGCTGCGTCTGCCCACCATCAGCGTGCGCCCCGGCAAGCCGAATAAGGCAGCATCCTCCTTTGCCAGCGGCATCATCCGTGAACCATTGCACGGGGAGCCTTCAGTCTGCCCGGTCTCCCCAGAGTTGACGCTATGGCTGTCCAGCCCTGGCACCGTGGTACGCAACTTTATCCATGCCGCCACGTTGCCTGCCGCGCAGTTCGGCACCTCACGCATCGTCAACCTTCCCGGCATCAGCGTCACAGTAGAGCAGATGCTAGCCGCACTGGAGGAGGTGGCCGGTGAGCAGGCTCGCGCCAAGGTGAACTTTGTGCCGGACGAAGCCATCAATCGTATTGTCGCCAGTTGGCCGGGCAACTTCGATGTACAACGTGCATTGGCGTTGGGGTTCCGTGCCGATGAAAACTTCCAGCAGATCATCCGCGCCTTTATGCGCGATGAGATGCCGCAGGCCGGGAGCTGA
- a CDS encoding DeoR/GlpR family DNA-binding transcription regulator translates to MIPSERRDFIYRYVHEYQLVTIVALAELMSVSHMTVRRDIHQLEEEGKVISVSGGVRLSDALRQELAYKEKAQLHHRQKRAIGKYAAELVEDGQVVYLDAGTTSFEIARQLAERFNLTVVTNDFSIIQHLMNRPQLNLFHTGGRIDQRNYSCVGSCAAMLLRTLNIDVAFISTSSWDLEHGLSTPHEEKVLVKQALLDVARRKVLVSDSSKYGKYGMFRVCSLAALDDIICDAALPPETQQQLQERGVRLHSINL, encoded by the coding sequence ATGATCCCATCGGAACGCCGCGATTTTATCTATCGCTATGTACATGAGTATCAGTTGGTCACCATCGTGGCCCTGGCCGAGTTAATGAGCGTTTCACATATGACCGTCAGGCGCGACATCCATCAACTGGAAGAAGAAGGCAAGGTGATTAGCGTCAGTGGCGGCGTGCGCCTGAGTGACGCGCTACGCCAGGAGCTGGCCTACAAAGAGAAGGCCCAACTGCACCATCGGCAAAAACGGGCCATCGGCAAATATGCCGCCGAGCTGGTCGAAGATGGCCAGGTGGTCTATCTAGACGCAGGTACCACCAGCTTCGAGATCGCTCGCCAGCTGGCCGAGCGCTTCAACCTGACCGTGGTCACCAACGATTTTTCCATTATCCAGCACCTGATGAACCGCCCACAGCTCAACCTGTTTCACACCGGCGGGCGAATCGATCAACGCAACTATTCCTGCGTCGGCAGCTGCGCCGCCATGCTGTTGCGCACCTTGAATATCGACGTGGCCTTTATCAGCACCAGTTCCTGGGATCTGGAACATGGTCTGTCTACCCCACACGAGGAGAAAGTGCTGGTGAAACAGGCGCTGCTGGACGTGGCCCGGCGCAAGGTGCTGGTCTCCGATAGCAGTAAATACGGCAAGTACGGCATGTTTCGCGTCTGCTCACTGGCGGCGCTCGACGACATCATCTGCGATGCCGCCCTGCCGCCAGAAACGCAGCAACAACTCCAAGAGCGTGGCGTGCGGCTGCACAGCATCAACCTCTGA